The Inediibacterium massiliense genome has a segment encoding these proteins:
- a CDS encoding RluA family pseudouridine synthase codes for MNIIFEDQHIIVVQKPPKVPSQSDQTFDLDMLSMIKAYLKEKYPSAKDPYIGLVHRLDRPVGGVMVFAKTKEDNARLSEQIRTKKFNKKYYVVVCGKPENTKGELRNYLKKLRDLNMSKVVTDKSKAGKEAILEYEWIDSVDTDEYGTLSLLEVDLKTGRHHQIRVQLSHANLSIWGDNKYNKTFVKMKKWTQIALWAYSLSFYHPKDQKFMTFESKPTEEYPFALFKI; via the coding sequence ATGAACATTATATTTGAAGATCAACATATTATAGTTGTACAAAAGCCACCAAAGGTTCCTTCACAAAGTGATCAAACATTTGATTTAGATATGTTAAGTATGATTAAAGCATATTTAAAGGAAAAGTACCCATCTGCAAAAGATCCATATATAGGACTTGTTCATAGACTAGACCGACCTGTTGGAGGAGTGATGGTATTTGCAAAGACCAAAGAGGATAATGCAAGACTTTCTGAACAAATTAGAACCAAAAAGTTTAATAAAAAATATTATGTTGTAGTTTGTGGGAAACCAGAAAATACAAAAGGAGAATTAAGAAACTATTTGAAAAAGCTTAGAGATTTAAATATGTCAAAGGTAGTAACGGATAAGTCAAAAGCTGGTAAAGAAGCTATACTTGAGTATGAGTGGATAGATAGTGTAGATACAGATGAATATGGAACTTTAAGTCTTTTAGAGGTCGATCTAAAGACAGGCAGGCATCATCAAATTCGTGTTCAGCTCTCTCATGCCAATTTATCTATATGGGGAGACAATAAATATAATAAAACATTTGTGAAAATGAAGAAATGGACACAAATTGCTCTTTGGGCCTATAGTCTTTCTTTTTATCATCCGAAGGATCAAAAGTTTATGACATTTGAATCTAAACCAACAGAAGAATATCCTTTTGCGCTTTTTAAAATCTAG
- a CDS encoding M56 family metallopeptidase has protein sequence MNLIEIIFLWILSASFIGTMIIILILCIQKILKNYLNPRFCHALWLLVLIKLLIPFSLESHFSWLNLFPTSYSNLSEYNGSIPFQHEYLTYLDRNLNPMKINFDLNNTQNQYTEKDSYFIENVHHLENKKNHFTRLSTKNFFTICSYIWCIGFLSIAIFLLLAFIQFNKKIRSYDKISDPQIINLLNICKKKLNIHKDISVYNGPSLKSPFIYGFFHPNIYLCKNLFNNLHDHQLIHILLHELGHYKRKDLFLNLFSTIAILFHWFNPIVWFAMKKMRVDRELACDAYVLEMLKPDESISYGFTLIQLSKIFSTHHSQKMLSTHFYQSQHELKRRIIMIKNFKKGSYKISVLALSILILLSSITLTNAQIKYSNQEFNLNTSNKHFNTLERAMDFVDFDFKVPDFITNKYTFGDISLHKDQLNISFDVANVVDTSAFRLIISKTKLLDHKISNDTSIGTYGEKISTKTILEPMIIGNIHGTRVTTQTHFEWTKEGIQKLEKNNTKNSKRIPISNFILKDFIWEDNGIWYSINYYCKDTSYYGDSSERQVSQDDMKVILSSLKYPKELQNMSYESESWKNHLYIYGSKDLKRAQNILGFIPKFPLQLPGKFTATSSNTGESCYFDTEPWSRIKTIFENKNDSTQKIEFYQTKAPYRYDFLEKNGYDRETKDKANTIYIDHMKIFVFKENLQQCYIWKKDNIIYTAKFVKTIDSTKDILKAFIHEPPYFDQNKTK, from the coding sequence ATGAATTTAATAGAGATAATTTTTTTATGGATTTTGTCTGCTTCTTTTATAGGTACAATGATCATCATTCTTATTTTATGCATTCAAAAAATTTTAAAAAATTATCTTAATCCTAGGTTTTGTCATGCTTTATGGCTCTTAGTATTAATAAAATTATTAATTCCTTTTTCTTTGGAAAGTCATTTTAGTTGGTTAAATCTTTTCCCTACAAGCTATAGCAATTTATCAGAATATAATGGGTCTATACCTTTTCAACATGAATATTTAACCTATTTAGACAGAAACTTAAATCCTATGAAAATAAATTTTGATTTAAACAATACACAAAATCAATATACTGAAAAAGATTCTTATTTCATAGAAAATGTTCATCATCTAGAAAATAAAAAAAATCATTTCACAAGATTATCTACTAAAAATTTTTTCACTATATGTTCATATATTTGGTGTATTGGTTTTTTATCTATAGCCATCTTTCTTTTACTAGCTTTCATTCAGTTTAATAAAAAAATAAGATCTTATGACAAAATCAGTGACCCTCAGATCATAAATCTTTTGAATATCTGCAAAAAAAAATTAAATATCCATAAAGATATCTCAGTTTATAATGGCCCATCACTAAAAAGCCCATTTATTTATGGATTTTTTCATCCTAATATTTATCTATGTAAAAATTTATTCAATAACTTACATGATCATCAGCTCATTCATATTCTTTTACATGAATTAGGTCATTATAAAAGAAAAGATTTATTTTTAAACTTATTTTCTACAATAGCTATTCTATTTCATTGGTTTAATCCTATTGTATGGTTTGCAATGAAAAAAATGAGAGTAGATAGAGAACTAGCATGTGATGCTTATGTTCTTGAAATGCTAAAGCCTGATGAATCCATTTCTTATGGTTTCACTCTTATTCAACTCTCTAAAATTTTTTCTACCCATCATAGCCAAAAAATGCTTTCTACACATTTTTATCAAAGTCAGCATGAACTGAAAAGGAGAATTATCATGATTAAAAATTTTAAAAAAGGCTCTTACAAAATATCTGTTTTAGCCCTTAGTATATTAATTTTACTTAGTTCTATTACACTTACGAATGCCCAGATAAAATATTCCAATCAAGAATTTAATTTAAACACATCTAATAAGCATTTTAATACCTTAGAGCGAGCAATGGATTTTGTAGATTTTGACTTTAAAGTTCCTGATTTCATAACCAACAAATATACTTTTGGAGACATCTCTTTACATAAAGATCAATTAAATATAAGCTTTGATGTAGCAAATGTTGTGGATACTTCTGCCTTTCGTCTGATCATCTCTAAAACAAAACTTTTAGATCATAAAATTTCTAATGATACCTCTATAGGTACTTATGGTGAAAAAATCAGTACAAAAACTATCCTAGAACCTATGATTATTGGCAATATTCATGGTACTCGTGTCACTACCCAAACTCACTTTGAGTGGACAAAAGAAGGTATTCAAAAATTAGAAAAAAATAATACTAAAAATTCAAAACGTATACCTATTAGTAATTTTATTCTTAAAGATTTTATATGGGAAGATAATGGTATTTGGTATAGTATCAATTATTATTGTAAAGATACTTCTTATTATGGGGACTCCAGTGAACGACAAGTTTCTCAAGATGATATGAAAGTAATTTTATCCTCTTTAAAATATCCTAAAGAATTACAAAATATGAGCTATGAATCCGAGTCATGGAAAAACCATTTATATATATACGGAAGTAAAGACTTAAAAAGAGCTCAAAATATTCTTGGCTTTATTCCAAAGTTTCCTCTACAATTGCCTGGGAAATTTACTGCTACATCTTCAAACACTGGTGAATCATGCTATTTTGATACTGAGCCTTGGTCTAGAATAAAAACCATATTTGAAAATAAAAATGATTCTACACAAAAAATAGAATTTTATCAAACAAAAGCTCCTTATCGATATGACTTTTTAGAAAAAAACGGATACGATAGAGAAACAAAAGACAAAGCAAATACCATCTATATAGATCATATGAAAATTTTTGTCTTTAAAGAAAATTTACAACAATGCTATATATGGAAAAAAGATAATATAATCTATACAGCTAAATTTGTTAAAACCATAGATTCTACAAAAGATATATTAAAAGCATTCATTCATGAACCTCCTTATTTTGATCAAAATAAAACAAAGTAA